Proteins encoded together in one Paracidovorax wautersii window:
- a CDS encoding TonB-dependent receptor domain-containing protein — protein sequence MKPNPSLKKPKSLRLADTVAASLSTAVLLPLGAMAQIAAAPATVLPTVTVQEKAIDPNPNAEVGVPYKAKTSADVRHTRPLAETPQTISVVTKAAIDDSGVTDLKQILAAQPGITLGTGENGNAFGDRYIIRGQEARSDVFVDGLRDPGMTTRESFAIEQLEITKGPNSSFAGRGSAGGAINAITKQATLDYDFTRFSAGVGTDSHRRVTADANKAFNDQFALRVNALYGSEDVPDRGPSARRRDGLALSGLWEANQDLSITLDYYGLRAKDKHPDLGGYLVGTPPNRSPATNVPLYAQDSDFLHSDVDTLTARIKYRLAADKTITSLTRYGESKNSYATTGASLNANAGRAALDGGHTGWQEVKYFAHQTNLRWDTEIAGKKNELILGLEYTDHQVVSGNYGITTSGTPNCRTGAGAGPNNGFCITDTAGNALPNISGLTGRSYTRNGRSRDWQVKSFGLSAMDTVDLTDQWTVFGGLRADYTDFRLRTLTPATGVQTADYGYTDTLLNGHLGVSYKINPMGMVYASYGTAQDINGGESDTGTSAGYGGLVVGLNGSPDGAKPETSQNFEIGTKWNVLDDKLLFTAAAFRTTKKDVMESAPTGTGYQSAGSFNTGKNRVQGLEFGLTGNVTDRFTVQAGIAFMKSKVQKSVAAANLGHPLSNFADRSYSVQGKYQLTPALSIGAVARYESDRCGGQPDTGAGFNAAGQCSQPVPSYTVYDVFASYRVNKRLDFRLNVLNATNKDYYTAVYRSGAFLYKGDARAVRLTVNYDL from the coding sequence ATGAAGCCCAACCCCTCCCTCAAGAAGCCGAAGAGCCTGCGCCTGGCCGACACCGTCGCCGCCAGCCTCTCCACCGCCGTCCTGCTGCCCCTGGGCGCCATGGCGCAGATCGCCGCAGCGCCGGCCACGGTGCTGCCCACCGTGACGGTGCAGGAAAAGGCGATCGACCCCAACCCGAACGCAGAAGTGGGCGTGCCCTACAAGGCCAAGACTTCGGCCGATGTGCGCCACACGCGCCCGCTGGCCGAAACGCCCCAGACGATCTCCGTCGTGACCAAGGCCGCCATTGACGACTCCGGCGTCACGGACCTCAAGCAGATCCTGGCCGCGCAGCCCGGCATCACCTTGGGCACGGGCGAGAACGGCAACGCCTTCGGTGACCGCTACATCATCCGCGGCCAGGAAGCGCGTAGCGATGTCTTCGTGGACGGCCTGCGCGACCCCGGCATGACGACGCGCGAGAGCTTCGCCATCGAGCAGCTGGAAATCACCAAGGGCCCCAACTCCTCCTTCGCAGGACGCGGCTCCGCCGGCGGCGCCATCAACGCCATCACCAAGCAGGCCACGCTGGACTACGACTTCACCCGCTTCTCCGCGGGCGTGGGCACCGACAGCCATCGCCGCGTCACGGCCGACGCCAACAAGGCCTTCAACGACCAGTTCGCCCTGCGCGTCAACGCCCTGTACGGCAGCGAGGACGTGCCCGACCGCGGCCCGTCCGCGCGCCGCCGCGACGGCCTGGCGCTGTCCGGCCTGTGGGAAGCCAACCAGGACCTGTCCATCACGCTGGACTACTACGGCCTGCGCGCCAAGGACAAGCACCCCGACCTGGGCGGCTACCTGGTGGGCACCCCGCCCAACCGCAGCCCCGCCACGAACGTGCCCCTGTACGCACAGGACAGCGACTTCCTGCATTCCGACGTCGACACGCTGACCGCGCGCATCAAGTACCGCCTGGCGGCCGACAAGACCATCACCAGCCTGACGCGCTACGGCGAATCCAAGAACAGCTACGCCACCACCGGCGCCTCGCTCAACGCGAATGCCGGCCGCGCGGCGCTGGACGGCGGCCACACCGGCTGGCAGGAGGTGAAGTACTTCGCCCACCAAACCAACCTGCGCTGGGACACGGAGATCGCCGGCAAGAAGAACGAGCTGATCCTGGGCCTGGAATACACCGACCACCAGGTCGTCTCCGGCAACTACGGCATCACCACCAGCGGCACCCCCAACTGCCGCACGGGCGCGGGGGCCGGCCCCAACAACGGCTTCTGCATCACCGACACCGCCGGCAACGCCCTGCCCAACATCAGCGGGCTGACGGGCCGCAGCTACACCCGCAACGGCCGCAGCCGCGACTGGCAGGTCAAGAGCTTCGGCCTGAGCGCGATGGACACCGTGGACCTGACCGACCAGTGGACGGTCTTCGGCGGCCTGCGCGCCGACTACACCGACTTCCGCCTGCGCACGCTGACGCCCGCCACCGGCGTGCAGACGGCCGACTACGGCTACACCGACACCCTGCTCAACGGCCACCTGGGCGTGTCGTACAAAATCAACCCCATGGGCATGGTCTACGCCAGCTACGGCACGGCGCAGGACATCAATGGCGGTGAATCCGACACGGGCACCAGCGCCGGCTACGGCGGCCTGGTCGTGGGCCTGAACGGCAGCCCGGACGGCGCCAAGCCCGAGACCTCGCAGAACTTCGAGATCGGCACCAAGTGGAACGTGCTGGACGACAAGCTGTTGTTCACCGCCGCCGCCTTCCGTACCACCAAGAAGGACGTGATGGAAAGCGCGCCGACCGGCACCGGCTACCAGTCCGCGGGCTCGTTCAACACGGGCAAGAACCGCGTGCAGGGGCTGGAGTTCGGCCTGACCGGCAACGTGACCGACAGGTTCACGGTGCAGGCCGGCATCGCCTTCATGAAGTCCAAGGTGCAGAAGTCCGTGGCGGCAGCCAACCTGGGCCATCCGCTGTCCAACTTCGCCGACCGCTCCTACTCCGTGCAGGGCAAGTACCAACTCACGCCGGCGCTGTCCATCGGCGCGGTGGCGCGCTACGAAAGCGACCGCTGCGGCGGCCAGCCGGACACGGGCGCGGGCTTCAACGCCGCGGGCCAGTGCTCGCAGCCGGTGCCTTCGTACACGGTGTACGACGTGTTCGCTTCGTACCGCGTGAACAAGCGCCTGGACTTCCGCCTGAACGTGCTGAACGCCACCAACAAGGACTACTACACGGCGGTCTACCGCTCGGGCGCCTTCCTGTACAAGGGTGATGCCCGCGCCGTGCGCCTGACGGTGAACTACGACCTGTGA
- a CDS encoding alpha-hydroxy acid oxidase, with product MTTSDRPLHQPPLAHLPATVQGAIDYALRASQHMDAGHHAYVAGGCGHDVSAAANLQAFARWGVVPRLLRDVRQGHTRTTVAGEAWAHPIALAPVAYQRLAHPHGEVDTARAAAATQTQMVASTLSSVPLESIAQAAGPGAWFQLYFQPRPGDTLDLVRRAEAAGFGAIVVTLDASIQLPSRSALQAGFRMPADCVAANLAGQAPPPPAQGGAAGGSRIFQGAMQHAPTWADLQWLQGATRLPLWVKGVLHPDDARALQAQGVAGLVVSNHGGRSLDGAPAALQMLPAVREAVGAGFPVLLDGGIRSGTDVFKALALGADAVLVGRLQVYALAVAGALGVAHMLRLLCEELEACMAQAGCATPAEIGPGALVPVPVPAPAPQPTAL from the coding sequence ATGACGACCTCCGACCGCCCTTTGCACCAGCCGCCGCTCGCGCACCTTCCCGCCACTGTGCAGGGCGCCATCGACTACGCCCTGCGCGCGTCGCAGCACATGGACGCGGGCCACCACGCCTACGTGGCCGGCGGCTGCGGACACGACGTGTCGGCCGCGGCCAACCTGCAGGCATTCGCCCGCTGGGGCGTGGTGCCGCGGTTGCTGCGCGATGTGCGCCAGGGGCACACCCGCACCACGGTCGCTGGCGAGGCCTGGGCGCACCCCATCGCCCTGGCCCCGGTGGCCTACCAGCGGCTGGCGCACCCGCACGGCGAGGTGGACACGGCACGCGCCGCGGCCGCCACGCAGACGCAGATGGTGGCGAGCACGCTGTCGTCCGTGCCGCTGGAATCGATCGCCCAGGCCGCGGGGCCGGGCGCGTGGTTCCAGCTGTACTTCCAGCCGCGGCCCGGCGACACGCTGGATCTTGTGCGCCGCGCCGAGGCGGCCGGCTTTGGCGCCATCGTCGTGACGCTGGATGCCAGCATCCAGCTGCCCAGCCGCAGCGCATTGCAGGCCGGCTTCCGCATGCCGGCGGACTGCGTTGCGGCCAACCTCGCGGGACAGGCGCCCCCGCCGCCCGCGCAGGGGGGCGCCGCTGGCGGCAGCCGCATCTTCCAGGGCGCCATGCAGCACGCACCGACCTGGGCCGATCTGCAATGGCTGCAGGGCGCCACCCGCCTGCCCCTCTGGGTCAAGGGCGTGCTCCATCCCGACGATGCGCGCGCACTGCAGGCCCAGGGCGTGGCCGGTCTAGTCGTCTCCAACCACGGCGGCCGCAGCCTGGACGGCGCACCGGCCGCGCTGCAGATGCTGCCTGCCGTGCGCGAGGCGGTGGGCGCCGGCTTTCCGGTGCTGCTGGACGGCGGCATCCGCAGCGGCACCGACGTGTTCAAGGCCCTGGCCCTGGGCGCCGATGCCGTGCTGGTGGGGCGCCTGCAGGTGTACGCCCTCGCCGTGGCCGGTGCACTGGGCGTGGCGCACATGCTGCGCCTGCTCTGCGAGGAGCTGGAGGCCTGCATGGCGCAGGCCGGCTGCGCCACGCCGGCCGAGATCGGCCCCGGCGCGCTCGTGCCCGTGCCCGTGCCGGCGCCGGCGCCGCAGCCCACCGCCCTTTGA
- a CDS encoding Fe2+-dependent dioxygenase: MLITIDKVLAKDDVQQFRQRLDAAAWQSGTATAGTLAGKVKQNQQIEDGSPLAVELGQHILRALGRHPLFISAALPRKIYPPKFNRYADGGTYGAHVDSAVMQLPGSHESMRTDVSATLFLAEPTEYDGGELEIEGPFGVQSVKLEAGDMVLYPSTSLHRVTPVTRGARVASFLWIESLVADEGERTLLFDLDQAIQQITPTLAADDRRLLQLTGVYHNLLRRWAQT, encoded by the coding sequence ATGCTGATCACCATCGACAAAGTCCTGGCCAAGGACGACGTGCAACAGTTCCGCCAGCGCCTGGACGCCGCCGCCTGGCAGAGCGGCACCGCCACGGCGGGAACGCTGGCCGGCAAGGTCAAGCAGAACCAGCAGATCGAGGACGGCTCGCCCTTGGCGGTGGAGTTGGGCCAGCACATCCTGCGCGCGCTGGGCCGCCACCCGCTGTTCATCTCGGCGGCACTGCCGCGCAAGATCTACCCGCCCAAGTTCAACCGCTATGCCGACGGCGGCACCTACGGCGCCCATGTAGACAGCGCGGTGATGCAGCTGCCGGGCTCGCACGAATCCATGCGCACCGACGTGTCGGCCACGCTGTTCCTCGCCGAGCCCACCGAATACGACGGCGGCGAGCTGGAGATCGAGGGCCCGTTCGGCGTGCAGAGCGTCAAGCTGGAAGCCGGCGACATGGTGCTCTACCCCTCCACCAGCCTGCACCGGGTCACGCCGGTCACGCGCGGCGCGCGCGTGGCCTCGTTCCTGTGGATCGAGAGCCTGGTGGCTGACGAGGGCGAGCGCACGCTGCTGTTCGACCTGGACCAGGCGATCCAGCAGATCACGCCCACCCTGGCCGCCGACGACCGCCGCCTGCTGCAACTGACCGGCGTGTACCACAACCTGCTGCGGCGCTGGGCCCAGACCTGA
- a CDS encoding PepSY domain-containing protein: MRISHRIAAAVLALAAGSAWSHGGVTCPAHPKAEWRPHTELHEKLVKEGWTIRRMERSATCYEVYGKDPQGKRVEAFFDPKTLERVEE; the protein is encoded by the coding sequence ATGAGAATCTCCCACCGAATCGCCGCCGCCGTCCTCGCCCTGGCCGCAGGCAGTGCCTGGTCCCACGGCGGCGTGACCTGCCCTGCCCACCCCAAGGCCGAATGGCGCCCCCATACCGAGCTGCACGAGAAGCTGGTCAAGGAAGGCTGGACCATCCGCCGCATGGAGCGCTCGGCCACCTGCTATGAGGTCTACGGCAAGGACCCGCAGGGCAAGCGCGTGGAGGCCTTCTTCGATCCGAAGACCCTGGAACGTGTCGAAGAGTAA
- a CDS encoding cytochrome b/b6 domain-containing protein, with product MRVWDRPVRLLHWSLAASVVVAWLTRSQLGPVHEVPGYIACALGGARIAWGFWGSRYARFAQFVRAPAHTLHYLRGVLAARAPRYLGHNPLGGWMVLALLADLAALGGTGWLYNTDLFWGYGWLAHLHAGLGWMLLALVTLHVGGVLLTSWQHRENLVRAMLTGDKPAAKDDDVA from the coding sequence CTGCGGGTCTGGGACAGGCCCGTGCGCCTGCTGCACTGGTCGCTGGCCGCCAGCGTGGTGGTGGCCTGGCTCACGCGCAGCCAGCTGGGGCCGGTGCACGAAGTACCGGGCTATATCGCCTGCGCGCTGGGCGGCGCCCGCATCGCCTGGGGGTTCTGGGGCAGCCGGTACGCGCGCTTCGCCCAGTTCGTGCGCGCCCCCGCGCACACCCTGCACTACCTGCGCGGCGTGCTCGCGGCCCGGGCCCCGCGCTACCTGGGGCACAACCCGCTCGGCGGCTGGATGGTGCTGGCCCTGCTGGCCGACTTAGCCGCCCTCGGCGGCACCGGCTGGCTCTACAACACTGACCTGTTCTGGGGGTACGGCTGGCTGGCCCACCTGCACGCCGGCCTGGGCTGGATGCTGCTGGCCCTGGTCACGCTGCATGTCGGGGGCGTACTCCTGACCAGCTGGCAGCACCGCGAAAACCTGGTGCGGGCCATGCTCACGGGCGACAAGCCCGCCGCAAAGGACGACGACGTGGCCTGA
- a CDS encoding DUF4124 domain-containing protein produces MAAALTAAAALLVGAAQAQPVYKWVDAQGRTQYGSQPPDLETAQQPRLHNLGPGASGGGGAAPSKKLPKEVQAQVEDMTRGLLKTQPGTPKLSCSVAVSNATYGLDTMLETGEKNMRDGYMTREKFDATAQQIRSTRGQITVGDCESSTGAKRAFYQCMSSNTNHVLGCAQQHRF; encoded by the coding sequence ATGGCTGCAGCGCTGACGGCTGCTGCCGCATTGCTGGTGGGCGCCGCGCAGGCGCAGCCGGTCTACAAATGGGTGGATGCGCAGGGCCGCACGCAGTACGGCTCTCAGCCGCCCGATCTGGAAACGGCCCAGCAGCCCAGGCTGCACAACCTCGGGCCGGGCGCTTCGGGCGGTGGGGGCGCAGCGCCCTCCAAGAAACTGCCCAAGGAAGTGCAGGCCCAGGTGGAAGACATGACCCGCGGGCTGCTGAAGACCCAGCCGGGTACGCCCAAGCTGTCGTGCTCGGTGGCGGTGAGCAACGCCACCTACGGCTTGGACACCATGCTGGAGACCGGCGAGAAGAATATGCGCGACGGGTACATGACGCGTGAGAAGTTCGACGCCACCGCCCAGCAGATCCGCAGCACACGCGGACAGATCACGGTGGGCGACTGCGAATCGTCCACCGGTGCCAAGCGCGCCTTCTACCAGTGCATGTCCAGCAACACGAACCACGTGCTGGGCTGCGCCCAGCAGCACCGGTTCTGA
- a CDS encoding transglycosylase SLT domain-containing protein codes for MQLLKILTPLVAGALMTAVSPLALAQNRGDDAVLEMQKAFRKGDKAALAALLPAARGHALEPWAAYWELKARLNEASPGEVSAFLQRYAGTYQEDRLRNDWLLLVGQRRDWAQFAELHPQYRMSDDREVRCYALTVDQIKGAAPAGADEEVLRNWYALREVDDGCTHAAAQMYASKRIKAADVWRKARLAAEANRSRVVQNAVEIVAPEALPLLRDVLGSPAKFLASRATAGGKVRQELIGLALIKMAMSDLATTAQLLDSKWGVQLGAEERNWVWGVIGKQSAIALSGDALGYFANVTKDSDLTDDMLGWKVRAALRAGQWKVAGRAIDAMSPEARKDSTWTYWKARSLLANRPGDEDRAEIRQLLERIAGHSGFYEQLALEELGQRVGLPAAPAPLTPEEKAAARANPGLVRGLYAIQLGLRSEGVREWNYTTNLHTPGGMPDRELLAAADLACQREVWDRCINTSERTKGFADVSQRFPMPFRNAVVARAQAIGLDPAYVYGLIRQESRFIMDARSGVGASGLMQVMPATARWTARKIGLTTFTPDQINDRDTNITIGTAYLKLALDDFDGSMPLAAAAYNAGPGRPRVWRNGPVLDAAIWAENVPFSETRDYVKKVLSNTTSYAAILTGQPQSLKARLGTVGPRDASVPEPNKDLP; via the coding sequence ATGCAATTGCTCAAGATTCTGACACCGCTCGTGGCCGGCGCATTGATGACGGCTGTTTCGCCCCTTGCCCTGGCGCAAAACCGCGGCGACGACGCCGTGCTGGAAATGCAGAAAGCCTTCCGCAAGGGCGACAAGGCCGCGCTGGCGGCGCTGCTGCCGGCTGCCCGGGGCCACGCCCTGGAGCCCTGGGCCGCCTACTGGGAGCTGAAGGCCCGGCTGAACGAGGCCTCGCCCGGCGAGGTCAGCGCCTTCCTGCAGCGCTACGCCGGCACCTACCAGGAGGACCGGCTGCGCAACGATTGGTTGCTGCTGGTGGGCCAGCGCCGCGACTGGGCGCAGTTCGCCGAGCTGCACCCGCAGTACCGCATGTCCGACGACCGCGAGGTGCGCTGCTACGCCCTCACGGTGGACCAGATCAAGGGCGCCGCCCCGGCCGGCGCCGACGAGGAGGTGCTGCGCAACTGGTATGCGCTGCGCGAGGTGGACGACGGCTGTACACATGCTGCCGCCCAGATGTACGCCAGCAAGCGCATCAAGGCCGCCGACGTGTGGCGCAAGGCCCGCCTGGCCGCCGAGGCCAACCGCTCGCGCGTGGTGCAGAACGCGGTGGAGATCGTCGCGCCCGAGGCGCTGCCCCTGCTGCGCGATGTGCTGGGCTCGCCAGCCAAGTTCCTGGCCAGCCGCGCCACGGCCGGCGGCAAGGTGCGCCAGGAGCTGATCGGGCTGGCGCTCATCAAGATGGCCATGAGCGACCTCGCCACCACCGCCCAGCTGCTGGATTCCAAGTGGGGCGTGCAGCTCGGCGCCGAAGAGCGCAACTGGGTGTGGGGCGTAATCGGCAAGCAATCGGCCATCGCGCTGTCGGGCGATGCGCTCGGCTACTTCGCCAACGTGACCAAGGACTCCGACCTGACCGACGACATGCTCGGCTGGAAGGTGCGGGCCGCCTTGCGCGCCGGCCAGTGGAAGGTGGCCGGCCGCGCCATCGATGCCATGAGCCCCGAGGCGCGTAAGGACAGCACCTGGACGTACTGGAAGGCGCGTTCCCTGCTCGCCAACCGCCCCGGCGACGAAGACCGCGCCGAGATCCGCCAGCTGCTGGAGCGCATCGCCGGCCACAGCGGCTTCTACGAACAGCTGGCGCTGGAGGAACTGGGCCAGCGCGTGGGCCTGCCGGCGGCGCCCGCACCGCTCACGCCCGAAGAGAAGGCGGCCGCACGCGCCAACCCCGGCCTGGTCCGCGGGCTCTATGCCATCCAGCTGGGCCTGCGCAGCGAAGGCGTGCGCGAGTGGAACTACACCACCAACCTGCACACGCCCGGCGGCATGCCCGACCGCGAGCTGCTGGCCGCGGCCGACCTGGCCTGCCAGCGCGAGGTGTGGGACCGCTGCATCAACACCAGCGAGCGCACCAAGGGTTTTGCCGATGTGTCGCAGCGCTTTCCCATGCCGTTCCGCAACGCGGTGGTGGCCCGCGCGCAGGCCATCGGGCTGGACCCGGCCTACGTCTACGGCCTGATCCGCCAGGAAAGCCGCTTCATCATGGATGCGCGCTCCGGCGTGGGTGCCTCCGGCCTCATGCAGGTGATGCCGGCCACGGCACGTTGGACGGCGCGCAAGATCGGGCTGACGACCTTCACGCCCGACCAGATCAACGACCGCGACACCAACATCACCATCGGCACGGCCTACCTCAAGCTCGCGCTGGACGACTTCGACGGCTCCATGCCGCTGGCCGCCGCGGCCTACAACGCCGGCCCGGGCCGGCCCCGCGTGTGGCGCAACGGACCGGTGCTGGATGCGGCCATCTGGGCCGAGAACGTGCCCTTCTCCGAAACGCGCGACTACGTGAAGAAGGTGCTGTCCAACACCACCAGCTACGCGGCCATCCTGACGGGGCAGCCGCAGTCCCTCAAGGCGCGGCTGGGGACGGTGGGGCCGCGCGATGCATCGGTGCCCGAGCCCAACAAGGACCTGCCCTGA
- a CDS encoding 5-formyltetrahydrofolate cyclo-ligase produces the protein MDKAALRRELVEQRLNLADRLQRADQLQRVMRIWLVDRPDTIIGAYWPIKGEFDPLPALHRWKEDGELLDEPLRRRIGLPVVDKVHKTLTFHAWYPGCPMEEDAYGIPKPKDTELIVPTLLFVPCVGYGPGGYRLGYGGGFYDRTLATLQPRPTTVGLGFTHGYLDEFEPEPHDLPLDAILNDNGVVWPV, from the coding sequence ATGGACAAAGCCGCCCTGCGCCGCGAACTGGTAGAACAACGCCTCAATTTGGCAGACCGCCTACAGCGCGCAGACCAGCTGCAGCGCGTCATGCGCATCTGGCTGGTGGACCGGCCCGACACCATCATCGGCGCCTACTGGCCCATCAAGGGCGAGTTCGATCCTCTGCCCGCCCTGCACCGCTGGAAGGAAGACGGCGAACTGCTGGACGAGCCGCTGCGCCGGCGCATCGGCCTGCCGGTCGTCGACAAGGTGCACAAGACGCTGACATTCCACGCCTGGTACCCCGGCTGCCCGATGGAGGAAGACGCCTACGGCATCCCCAAGCCCAAGGACACCGAGCTGATCGTGCCGACCCTGCTCTTCGTGCCGTGCGTGGGCTACGGCCCCGGCGGCTACCGGCTGGGCTACGGCGGCGGCTTCTACGACCGCACGCTCGCCACGCTGCAGCCACGGCCCACCACGGTGGGGCTGGGCTTCACGCATGGCTATCTGGACGAGTTCGAGCCCGAGCCGCATGACCTGCCGCTGGACGCCATCCTGAACGACAACGGGGTGGTCTGGCCGGTATAA
- a CDS encoding glutathione S-transferase family protein — MLQLYIGNKNYSSWSMRPWVLLRQAGIPFEEVVLRFDSFDAGSQFKQQIGAVTPTGKVPVLVDDRFAVWDTLAIAEYVAERHPDKQLWPADVQARARARCVVAEMHSGFGSLRSACPMNIEAHLPDVGALIWRDNAGVRADVQRLAAMWTELLAAYGGPMLFGHFTIADAFFAPVCMRLTTYALPLPPAIADYVQRVRALPGVKDWIDGALAEKDFRDFEEPYRLQAD; from the coding sequence ATGCTCCAGCTCTACATCGGCAACAAGAACTACTCCTCCTGGTCCATGCGGCCGTGGGTGCTGCTGCGGCAGGCCGGCATTCCTTTCGAGGAGGTCGTCCTGCGCTTCGACAGCTTCGACGCGGGCTCGCAGTTCAAGCAGCAGATCGGCGCCGTCACGCCCACCGGCAAGGTGCCAGTGCTGGTGGACGACCGCTTCGCCGTGTGGGACACGCTGGCCATCGCCGAGTACGTGGCCGAGCGCCACCCCGACAAGCAGCTGTGGCCGGCCGACGTACAGGCCCGCGCCCGGGCCCGCTGCGTCGTGGCCGAGATGCACAGCGGCTTCGGCAGCCTGCGCAGCGCCTGCCCGATGAACATCGAGGCCCATCTGCCGGACGTTGGCGCCCTGATCTGGCGCGACAACGCCGGCGTGCGCGCCGACGTGCAGCGCCTGGCGGCCATGTGGACCGAGCTGCTGGCCGCCTACGGCGGACCCATGCTCTTCGGCCACTTCACCATTGCCGACGCTTTCTTCGCCCCGGTCTGCATGCGCCTGACCACCTACGCGCTGCCGCTGCCGCCCGCCATCGCCGACTACGTGCAGCGCGTGCGCGCCCTGCCGGGCGTGAAGGACTGGATCGACGGCGCGCTGGCCGAGAAGGATTTCCGCGACTTTGAGGAGCCGTACCGGCTCCAGGCGGACTGA